In Clostridium sp. JN-1, one genomic interval encodes:
- a CDS encoding peptide MFS transporter, which produces MNGQTTQLEPKLAQPKALYGLGLTFTFERFAYYGGKPILVLFLSWSIARGGLGISKADAAIIAANLGAFTYLAPIFGGIIADRWLGTRYCIILGTILMAIGWALGYFATSVAWINALIVVVSIGTGFFKGNLNALVGDLYEKDDPRKDMGYSIIYSFVNIGAFVGSIALGALYITHGFRLCYLLAGIFALISGIVFLFTCKGLGDLGKRPNKYAIASSKGKEDIKKVDANRPLTKRERNQVVVILILALFTVFFWVFYNQTEGSLLLYIDQYTNFSVGSLTIPATWTTTSFNSLICIILAPVMAAFWMKLSKKRKNGDLTMTQKIALGYILLGIGFLVMAIAEIVRGGRTTASLSMMWILMFTLFQSLGEICFSPLGNSVVSKNAPPKYLALLMGVWSLATFISQKAAGYVQGIMENLGTLQVFIAIPCILFVGAIILFACNKKITELTD; this is translated from the coding sequence ATGAATGGACAAACTACGCAATTAGAGCCGAAGCTAGCGCAGCCTAAGGCTCTGTACGGATTAGGATTAACGTTTACCTTTGAGAGATTTGCGTACTATGGAGGTAAACCAATCTTAGTACTTTTCTTATCATGGTCCATAGCAAGAGGCGGACTTGGTATTTCAAAGGCAGACGCAGCAATTATAGCAGCAAACTTAGGAGCTTTTACTTATCTAGCTCCAATATTTGGAGGAATAATTGCAGACAGATGGCTAGGAACAAGATATTGTATAATATTAGGTACAATTCTTATGGCTATAGGTTGGGCACTAGGTTATTTCGCTACCAGCGTTGCATGGATTAACGCACTTATCGTAGTAGTATCTATTGGAACAGGTTTCTTTAAAGGTAACTTAAATGCCTTAGTTGGTGATTTATATGAAAAAGATGATCCGCGTAAGGATATGGGATATTCAATTATTTACTCATTTGTTAATATTGGAGCATTCGTTGGTTCAATTGCATTAGGTGCACTATACATTACACACGGATTTAGATTATGTTACTTATTAGCAGGAATATTTGCTCTAATATCAGGAATTGTATTTTTATTTACCTGTAAGGGTCTAGGCGATCTAGGAAAAAGACCTAATAAATATGCTATTGCTTCTAGCAAAGGAAAAGAAGATATTAAAAAAGTAGATGCTAATAGACCATTAACTAAAAGAGAAAGAAATCAGGTTGTTGTTATATTAATTTTAGCATTATTTACAGTATTTTTCTGGGTATTCTATAATCAAACAGAAGGATCACTATTATTGTATATTGATCAGTATACTAACTTTAGTGTTGGCAGCCTTACGATACCTGCTACATGGACTACAACATCCTTTAATTCATTAATTTGTATAATATTAGCACCAGTGATGGCTGCATTTTGGATGAAACTTTCTAAGAAAAGAAAAAATGGAGACCTTACTATGACACAAAAAATAGCTCTAGGATATATATTACTAGGTATTGGATTCTTAGTTATGGCAATAGCTGAAATTGTAAGGGGTGGAAGAACAACTGCTAGCTTAAGCATGATGTGGATATTAATGTTTACATTATTCCAAAGCTTAGGAGAAATATGTTTCTCACCACTAGGAAATTCAGTAGTAAGTAAAAATGCACCACCTAAATATTTGGCATTACTAATGGGTGTATGGAGCTTAGCTACCTTTATATCTCAAAAGGCAGCAGGATATGTACAAGGAATTATGGAAAATCTAGGAACCTTGCAAGTATTTATAGCTATACCATGTATTCTTTTTGTTGGAGCAATTATATTGTTTGCTTGCAATAAGAAGATTACAGAACTTACTGATTAA